CAAACGCTGAAGGTAAAAAGCGAGCCAACAAAACAGCTCCTCTGTCCATAACATgccttttttttaacatttacaaattatttttgacTTAGCCATGCGGGAAGCCTACTTTCAACCCTCAATTTGAAAATCATGGAGGCTTTATAAAGTCTTCCACCTGCATCTCTTTTTTGCATCACAGTTCTTTATCCTCTAAAGGATGAAAACCCCGGCGTATAAAAACTTTGTTAAGCTGTCACTATCAatagagtaaaaaaaatataatggttgacaaagaagaaacaaattgcaTCTTCGAATAAGTTTCCTTCATGCTCTTGTTAAAAGCTATAACCTCTGATGTTAACTAAATTTAACCCATTCTGACCCTGGTGCTGGCCCTTAACCTCTTCTTTATTCTGCTTCCTGTGGTTGCTGAAGAAAACTGGCCCAGCGCTTGGAAAAGCACTCTCTGTTGCACACAAAGAGGCAGCCTCGCTGCTAGGCTGTCAGGAGGGATAGAATAGACGGGGAGGTCAGCACCTGTGCTGAGAAGCAGGTGACAGGGAACTGCTTGGACCATTCTAGGGCAAGTTGTAATAGTTTCTACCCTTTAAATATCGCACTGTAGTTTCGGGTATTCAAGGCAGCGAAGTTCACGTTTTCTTTGTGAATGCAGACTTTAAACAAATTAATCTATTGCTGTTCAACTGACTGTAAAATTAGTAGATTTactgttgcaaaaaaaaaaaaaaaaaaaaaaaaaaaaaaaaaaggaaaaaaaagaaaagagaaaaaaaaaaggggggggggagagctTTCACTTCCACTTTAATAAGGTCACGGATGTGTCCTAGGCTGccaacaaaagcagcttttaaaatcttCGCAGCTGAACCCAGCAACTTGCAAAGGCTGCTGAACAATGTCTTAGATGTACAGTGGAAACTCCTCTCCCTACAGTCAAGACGTAAAACCGGGCATTTAAAAAACTTACCGCACTGGGAAGTTTTAACTTTAATTGTGCCTCGCCACGGGGACCTACGGGCTGGCTTTATGATTACCATTTTAATAAATACAGCCAGCCTCGCCTTTCAGGGAGCAAAATCAGTTCCTTGCCTGGATTCTTTAAATCAGGCCAAGCAATTAAAGGACAGCATGCATCTTCAAAAGAGTTGTTTTAATTCACAGAACAGAGGCACACTCTTGGAACCAAACAAAACTGTGGCTCTTTGGCTATTACATTCTGTGCAGGGCTCTGCTAGCAGTATCTGTTCTTACCAGCCAACAGAATTTCTgggtttgcttttatttttttgctgcctTGTTAGAATAAAAATAGAGGAGTGTGTGTATTAAGCAGCTTTCAAAAGCTGGGGATGTAAAGAGAGTAAGTAAGCCACTGCAGAACCAGGAACATGGACCTGCAGCTCACCCAGAATATCTGTGTCCTTTAAGTATGCATTAACTCCAGTGTGTTTTGCAGCATGTGGCAATGCTCAGCTCAACACAAGGGAGTTTTTATCTGAGTTATGTGATAaagtcttcacagaatcatagaatggcctgagttgaaaaggaccacaaagatcatccagtttcacatctcctgctatgtgcagggtcaccacccaccagaccaggcagcccagagccacatccagcctggccttgaatgcctccagggatggggcatccacagcctccttgggcaacctgttccagtgcgtcaccaccctctgtgtgaaaaacttcctcctaatatctaacctaaacctcccctgtctcagtttaaaaccattcccccattgtaaacagccattctccctcctgtttatacactcccttcaagtactgaaaggccacaatgaggtctccctgcagccttctcttccccaagctaaacaagcccagttccttcaacctttcctcataggagaggtgctccagccctctgatcatcttagtggccctcctctgcacCCAGTCCAACTGCTCTGCGTCTTTCTTCTACCAGGACCCCAGcactggatgcagcactgcagatgaggcctcacaagagctgagtagaggagacaatcacctccctctccctgcttgCCACcccctttttaatgcagcccaggacatagttggccttccaggctgcaaggctcatgtccagcttctcgtcAACCAGTAAAGGCCTTTGGCCAAGGTCTTAGGTCTTTGGCCAAGAGCTCCAGGCATTGCATTAGCCCACCAGTATCAATAACAAATCCCTGAGGATCTTGTTTGGCACTTGaaacatttttcactgcttGTTGGGAATCAGAGCCCCAGTCCAGGAGTAAAGCTTTCCTATGCAACAAAcagcagggaacctgctttagcagggggtcACACTAGGTGTTCTCCCGAGCTCCCATCCAACCCCTACGGCTCTGTGACTCGGAGGACAAGCAacaccctgctgccacccctgcTCCTTTTAAATGCTCTGGATTATCTACGCGTTGTTGCACGGACTGGCAGAACAGGCCTTGATTTGGCACGAAAGAAAACACATTGATTTGCTAAACCAGCTTGCGAAACTAAACGCCCTCTGCGTTGGAACAGCCCAGAGCACAGCGCGGGCACCGCCGATACCAACACGACCGGCTGCGTGCGCAGCCCTCACAGCgcagggagggggagaaggaggaagaggaaggggagggggaggaagaggaagggaggcCGAGCCCCACCTTCCCGGCGGGCCGGGGCAGGTAAGGGCGGCCCGCGGGGCGCTGCGGGAAGCTGGAGGTTGTGTTCCCCTGGAGCCGGGTTCCgctgaaataaatgcaacttTGGTGCTTTGTGAGGAACCGCCGCGACACCGGAGCGCGGCCTGCCGGCCCGCACAGCCGTGTTTGCGGCGGGGGTGGCAGCGGCCTAACAGTGCCTGAAGGGGCTTGAGGTGACAGCACAGGAGGGAACGGCTTTAGGCTGAAGGAAGGGAGGTTTAGGTCAGGTTTCGGGGGAAATCTTTTCGCTCTGAGCGCggtgaggctgtgggtgccccatccctggtgtGCTcaaggccctgggcagcctgagctgctgtggggcagccctgccatGGCAGGGACTGGGTGGGCTGTACGGTCACACAGCATCAGCTGAGTTGGAAGAGTCTTTTAGAAGTCATttgctccagccccctgccgtgaacagggacactgcatctagatcaggttgcccacagCCTCATCCAACatgaccttgagtgtctccagggatggggcatccatcccctctctgggcaacctgtgcaagtgcctcactacccttaTGGTAAATAACTTTATATCCAATCTagatctctctttttttcatttgaaaccattcccccttgtcctatcacaacacaccctgctaaagagtctgtccccttatttcttacagcccctcttagatactgaaaggctgctctcaggtctccccagagccttctccaggttgaacagcctcaactctctcagcctgtcctcatagggagctgttccatcctttggatcatttttgtggccctcctctggatgcactcacaacagctccatgtctctcctgcactgaggactccacatctggatgcagtactcaaggtgaggcctcaccagcacagtgTAGATGGTCAGGATCACTTCCTCACCTTGCTGGCCACGCTGTTTTGGATGCAGcacaggatacagttggctttctgggctacaagggcacattgctgctagtgtccagcttcccatccaccagtaccctcAAACCCTTTTTGTCACGGTTGTGCTCCATTCTTACATCCCCCAACTTGTACTGATAGGAATTGCCACCGTCCAGGTACAAAACATGTTGCACTTGGATTTATTTGAACCTCGGGAGATTCTCCTGAGCCCAGTGCTTGAGGTGTCTCTGCATGACATCCCATCCCTCAATGTGTTGACCACACTGCACAGCttgttgtcatctgcaaacttaaaCTGAGGGTGCACTCTGTATACTGATGTACCTGTATGCCTACCAGAAACTGCACTTCCCAAACAACTGTCCAGCTCCTGTTGGTTGCTCATTTTGTAGAGTAACGCTGCATCTTTTCCAAAGAGCGGTTTTAAGGACTGGGGTTTATTGAACCAGAATTGGGTCTTTCTGATGATGCCAACTAGGAGAATCTGACAGCTGGGGgtaacttgtttgttttttattcttcctgttcCTCAGAATGACTTCCTTTTGTGGGCTGAAACTTTTATGTCGAACAACCAGGAATGAGGCTAGATATGCAAAAAGATTCTGTGGTACTCTCCTGTCATGGACAGCACAAAAGGGAGTTTTCCCTCCATTCTGGATGGCGTTACCCGATCCTACAAAGACAAACATGCTTGTATTTACTCAGCCATTTTGTACAGCTGAAAAATCTCACAAAGatccaaaaaggaaagcagcGTTTGGAAGCGTCGGGCGAAGAATTCCCTATCGGATTTTGCACGTAATCAACCAGGATGGAGAGAGCTTAGGAgagatgcacagagcagaggcacTCAGACTGATGGACGAACATGACCTGAAACTGGTTCTGCTTCGAGAGAACGCAGAACCTCCTGTGTACAGACTGATGAGTGGGCAGCAGATTCATGAAGAGAAGCTGAAGCGcgcagagaaagaaaaagcaagttcGAAAACAGGTACGTGCATTGTTAACGTTACAACACCGAGCACTTTGAAAAATGCTGTATTAAAAGTGGTTTCAGCGGATTAAATCCTCTTACTCGCTTTTGTGTAAATCCTGCAACGTCACTGCAGTCCATGCTATTAGGGATTTGCActggtgaaaataaaatgttggatTAGTTTAGTCTTCTCCAGGGAAGCCTACAGTTGCCTTCTCAGGATTTACTACTTCGGCatctgctggctttttttttctaaagctatttttatttaatacagcTAGAGTCTGGTTCTGTAAGGCTCGATGAATTTCTCTTCTTCTACTAAGGCATAAATGATGGACACTTTACAGCTCTGTGTACCGTACACAAACTTGCCTCCAGTGAGTATGAACCATGGTTGTGAAACTTCCTAGCCTGCTGCTAGGAGGAAAAAGCCTGGAGCCCTTTCTTTTAGAGAGGAggcaggtttttcttttttaagccaATCTGCCCCAGCAGTTTAACAAATTGAGTTTGGCGAGGGTATTTTAGAAGACAGCTGACCTTGTTCCTTGGCCTCAGGCTAAGGAAGGTATCTGCGCTTTGGGCAGAGTTCTCATTTTAAAGAGCACTACTGTGGTAGGGAGTTTTTCTGTTCCAGAGACTACAAAAAGATTATGCACGTGGTAACTAATGGAGAGAATCCTAATGGAGGAAGAGAGCATAACTGCACTGTAATCCCAGCTGGATATTTTACTTTACTGTGCAAGAAAACAGACTGGAGATgaatagattatttttaatttatttattcaactGCGTTATGTACAAAACGAAGGAGTTCCACACTAAGTCTCAAGTCCAGACCCAATGTTTGCCTGTTTATCTTTGTTAGACCTGTGTTGTAGGTGGTACGAACAGaactgcagtgaaaacaaaaagactttAAGCACTCTGAACCTGAAGAGACTAACCCGCATGCTCTAAACATGCAGTCAGTCTCCCCTTTAGAACAGTGACAGATACCTGTTACCCCATCTAAGGTGAGAGTGGCAAGTGCTGACGCAGTGGGGCTGGGATATTCTGTGTATGAGAAAGCAGCATGGGGGAAAAGGAGTTAAGCAAAGCACTAGAGGCTGCTGAAACAGAGCAGATACTACAGGCTTCTCACATGCTTTGCTAACACTATCTTAGTTCTGTTTTAAACAGTGCTGGTTCAGAAGGAGTTATCCTTTTCTTCAGCTATTGCCAAGAATGACTTGGAGACCAAGACTAAACAGATAACACACTGGATTGAAAAGAAATACCACGTTAAATTGACTATCCGACAGGCAAAAGATAACAATACAGACATGGTAAGTGGGCAGTCCATTTCATGAAGTAGCTGTAGGTGTATTAACTTCTCCCATACCATTCTGTCTTCTGATTTTAATGCATCATTCGGTTTTGATGTGAATGTCTGTCCTGTGAAGTTAGCAGTCGCTTCATCTGTTCAAACACCACAGTCCCATAGAGGCAATTCAAGTACAAGGCTTTGTTAAGAACACAGGCAGAACAGGGGGACTTGACAGCAGAGTGCAGGCAGTTCCTGCTTCTTTGTAGCACCACCTTATTAAGGGGGCTGGTAAAACTGTCCCATCTGTACCTTAAGCCAGCTGAGATATTTTTGCAATAAGGCTTATTAATGAATGAATTAGTAATTTAGCCTAAATATTAGGAAATGGCTTAATCCTGATGACTTCCTAAACTTATTTAGCGAATAAAGAATAAATGGTTGGGGAAAGTCGAGCTGAAATGTTCAAACCAAAACTAGCAAAACagcctgaaatatttttctaaccATTGTTGTGCATTTTATCctgtcttttcctcttttcagttCACGCTTTTTGATCAGATTTTGGAGACTGTGTCTGACAAAGCCACTTATCTTTCCAAGCCAAAAGCTATTAAGGAAGGAGTGAGTACCTGCATCCTGAGACGCATGTCTGACAAAGAGTTGAAAGCGTAtcagaagatggaaaaacagaaaaacagcacggtaaagaaagatgaaaatgaaaagccagAGTCAAGTGAGTTGCACTAATGACTTTATGAGGAGGTATAAACAATATTATTACAAAAAGGACTATAAAATAAAGGTTTCTTGCTGGGCTTTGCACTGGTCATTCCATGAAGAAAAGTTGCAGTTAACTTTTACTGCAGAGTCAGAATTTCAGCAGTTGGTGCTCCGTTTTCCACGGGCTGATCTGGTGTCTTGCATTCTGCCACAACTTCATCTTTTCCTGGCTGTGCTTTAGGGGGAATGTACCCACTCAGACGAGAGGCTAAGCTCCTCTTAGGACGAGAACGCTTTGCCTGGCGGAAATAAGATCAGCATTAGCAACTTCACGTGTGTACAGAATAACAACAGAGGTGGAGGCAAAAGATAGTGAAAAGGCCAGCATGTTATTTACAAGACCTTCAGATAACAAAAATCTCCCAAATTAAGTAGATAGCTGGCTTGCTTTTCTACTTCTCCACATTCTAAAACACTTAATGCTCAGCCTCTCAATTGTATTCGGTCACCTCACAGAGGAGGGCTTTAAGAGTCTGACTTActtttagctttttcttttcaggatcATGGTGAACTGCATGCCTTGCTAGGCTCTGCTACagttacaaagaagaaaaaaacaacatgttaTTTCAGATTCTGCAGTTCAGGTTAGGACAGTGTGAAAATACATACCTTCATTGCAAATACTTTTCCACAGCCTGGATGGTCAC
The sequence above is a segment of the Excalfactoria chinensis isolate bCotChi1 chromosome 1, bCotChi1.hap2, whole genome shotgun sequence genome. Coding sequences within it:
- the MTIF3 gene encoding translation initiation factor IF-3, mitochondrial isoform X1, which produces MQYSRMTSFCGLKLLCRTTRNEARYAKRFCGTLLSWTAQKGVFPPFWMALPDPTKTNMLVFTQPFCTAEKSHKDPKRKAAFGSVGRRIPYRILHVINQDGESLGEMHRAEALRLMDEHDLKLVLLRENAEPPVYRLMSGQQIHEEKLKRAEKEKASSKTVLVQKELSFSSAIAKNDLETKTKQITHWIEKKYHVKLTIRQAKDNNTDMFTLFDQILETVSDKATYLSKPKAIKEGVSTCILRRMSDKELKAYQKMEKQKNSTVKKDENEKPESSELH
- the MTIF3 gene encoding translation initiation factor IF-3, mitochondrial isoform X2; the encoded protein is MTSFCGLKLLCRTTRNEARYAKRFCGTLLSWTAQKGVFPPFWMALPDPTKTNMLVFTQPFCTAEKSHKDPKRKAAFGSVGRRIPYRILHVINQDGESLGEMHRAEALRLMDEHDLKLVLLRENAEPPVYRLMSGQQIHEEKLKRAEKEKASSKTVLVQKELSFSSAIAKNDLETKTKQITHWIEKKYHVKLTIRQAKDNNTDMFTLFDQILETVSDKATYLSKPKAIKEGVSTCILRRMSDKELKAYQKMEKQKNSTVKKDENEKPESSELH